The Acidobacteriaceae bacterium nucleotide sequence CTGATGCGTGGAATGCCGAGCGTCGCCTGCCAAATGTCTGTCAGTTGACGCTCCAGGAAGTCGCGCGGCGCCTGGAAGGACGAGACATCGCTGGCCGAGATGCGAACGCCCGCGTTGCCTGCGGCATCGAAGACGTCAGGCAGCGCTTTCCGATCAACCTTGCCGTTGATGAGGCGAGGAAGCTCGGGCAAAGCCACGATCGCGTTCGGCATCATGTACTCCGGCAACGATGCGCCAATAGTCGCTTCAAGCTCACGAACCAGTTGCGGAGCTTTGTCGTCGTCGGCGTGCAGAGGCGCATCGACGTACGCGATCAGACGAGTCACGCCAACGCGCTCTTCATCATCTTTCAACACATGCTGCACAACGAGCGCTTCGCGCACATGCGCGTGCTGCTCAAGCACGCTTTCAATCTCTCCCAGTTCGATGCGATAGCCACGCACCTTGACCTGGAAGTCCATGCGGCCCATCAGGCGCAGCGTGCCATCGGCATCGATGCGCGCGGCGTCGCCGGTGCGATAGATTCGGCCGGGGCCAAAGGGGTTCTGCTTGAAGCGGTCGGAGGTCTGCTCCGGGCGGTTCCAGTATCCCGCCGCTACGCCTGCGCCTGCGATGCAAAGCTCGCCACGACGGCCAAAGGGCACCGGCTCCAGACTGTCGTCGAGAACGTAAAACTGCTGGTTCGGTAGAACGTCTGAGACCGGCGGCGAGGAAAGGCCACGCTGCACACGCGTTGCGGAGGACCAGATCGTCGTCTCGGTCGGCCCATACATGTTCCACACCGAGTCGCTGCAGTCGAGCAGGCGGTTTGCGAGATCCGTGGAAAGCGCTTCGCCGCCGCAGAGCACGCGTAGCTTCGTCTCTTTCGTCCAGCCTTCGTCGATCAACGCACGCCAGGCTCCCGGCGTAGCCTGGAGCACCGTTGTCTTCGTCTTCTTCAACAATGAAAGCAGTAGCGTAGGCGTACGCGCTTCGTTCTCGGTCGCGAAGACCAGACGCGCGCCGACGACGAGCGGAAGGAAGATCTCAAGCGCGGCGATATCGAAAGAGATCGTCGTGATGGCGCACCAGACATCCTGCGCCGTGAGTCCCGGTTTGCGCTGCACACCAAGCAACAGGTTGCGCAGTGCACCGTGCGGAACGGCCACTCCCTTGGGCTTGCCCGTAGAGCCGGAGGTGTAGATGACGTAAGCGATGTCGTCCGGGCTGCAGGGTTGTGGTGTGAACGCGGAAGCAGGCGCATCGCTCACCGAAGCGAGGTTCAGGATGCGAACAGCATCCTGAAGATGAAGCTCCCGATCGGTGACGAGCAGGCGCGCTTCGGAGTCCTCCACAGCCGTTTCAATGCGAGCGGCGGGGTAACGTGAATCGAGCGGAACATAGGAAGCACCTGCCAGCAAAATCGCGAGCAACGTTGCGACTGTGTCCGTAGAGCGGCCCATGCACACAGCGACTCGGTCGCCAGGGACAACACCTTCTTGTTGCAAGCGGGTGGCGATCGCAAAAGCACGCTTCTGTAACTGCGCGTAGCTCAACGAGCCGTTAGCGCACTCGATCGCAATCTGATTTGGGTTCGAAGCGGCGCGCCGCAGCACGGAGCTCTGCACGCTTTCAAACGCGCCAAAGTCGATCGGCTCGCCAACAAAGCGGTTCAGCAGGTCACGTCGTTCCGCACCAGAGACGAGCGGCAGCAGCAGTACAGGCGCATCGGGCAGGAGGATGCTGCCGTCGAGGATGCTGACCAACATACCGAGGAACGAGCGCATCGTGCTGGCACGCAGGTTCTGCGGGTTGTACTCAAGCTGGAGACGCGGGCCTTCTTCGGCGCGGTCGACGACCGCCATCATCATCTCGAAAATTGCGCCCGGACTTTCGGAACGCAGCGGGATGACCTGTAGCGAGGACGCCGGTGTTTCAATGCGCGTGACCTGCATGAACGAGGGCTGGTACAGGAAAAAGACGGGCAACTGCAGCGCCGTGCGACTGTCAGAGAAATCCTTGTGCTGGGCCAGCGTTTCAAACGGCAAGGCCTGATACTCGCTGGCTTCGATCGTCCACTGCTGAACGAAGTGCAGCAGTTCGCGGAAGGTCATCTGAGGGGTGATCTTCACGCGGATCGGCTGAATATTGATGAAGAGCCCGATCAGGTCCTGCGTGTCCTCGGTACGGTTCGCTACCGGATAGCCCACCATAAGGTCGGTCTGCCCGCTGACGCGCGCAAGCCATGCGAGGAAGGACGCGAAGAAGAAGACGTTCTGCGTGATGCCTTCGGCCTGGCAGAACGTACGCTCACGCGCGACGATGTCGCCCGGTACAAGCTGCGTTTCAATCGCACCGGTGCTACCGGCAAGATGCGCAGGCAGTTCGCTTGCGGCCTCTGCCTCATGCTCGAGGCTTACCGGCAGAAAGTCTGTACCGATGCGCTCGCGCCAGAAGCTCAGAGCCTGCTCGCTCTCTTCGCCTTGCATCCAGCCTTCGTGCCACAGCGAGTAATCGGCGTACTGCACGGGAAGCTCAGGCAAGCTGGCCTCACGACCAGTAAGTTCGCTTTCGTACAACGCGAAGAGGTCGCGCAACAGGATGCCAAGCGAGATGCCGTCACAGATGATGTGGTGCATCGTGACCAGCAGGATGTGATCCTTGGCGCCGAGCTTGAGCAGGTGCAAGGTAATCAGCGGGCCCTGCTCAAGATCAAAGGCGAAGGAAGCATGCTCACGCGTGATACGGTCGGCGGCAACTCTGCGCTCTTCGTTATCCAGCGTGGAGAGGTCCGTCACAGGCAGAGCAATCTCAAGATGCTCCAGCACAATTTGACGCAGCTTCTTATCCACTACGGCGAAGGTCGTCCGTAGCGATTCGTGGCGGTCGATGCAACGCTGGTAAGCACGCTGAAGGGCTGCTACATCCAGGTCACCGTTGCACTGCCACATGAGCGGCATATTCAGTGCAGGGTTTCCAGGCTGCAGCCTGTCGAGCGACCAGAAGCGTTCCTGAGCAGGCGTAACCGGCAACGCGTAAACCTCGGAGACACGTCGCTGGGTACACGCTGGCAGTCTTCCTGCTGCTTTAGCGAGATGTTTTCTTCGCCCATACGCACGTTAAGAGTCCTTCCTAAGGATATAGTTCTGTCGTGATACCGCACGAATAGTTTTTGGCGTCGTCGTAGCCGATGTCGCGATCGGTTGCTCCGTTGAAGGCAACGATGCCGCAATGGCCTGAATGGTACGCAAAGCCAGGATCTGCGCCGCCCGAAGGGGCAGGCCTTCTCGCTGGCAGCGTGCCGCCATGCGGAAAACCGTCAGCGAGTCGGCACCAAGCTCAAAGATTGTCTCGACCGTGCTGACCTCTTTGCGCTCCAGCAGTTCCTGCCAGATTGCGACCAACTTCGCTTCGCGCTCATTGGATGGCAGAACCATAGCCCGAGGCGCAGCCTGCGCACGGTGATTCGTCAATAGCGCCTTGCGGTCGATCTTGCCGTTTGCAGTCTGTGGCATGGCGTCGACCAGTACGATATCGCGCGGCTGCATGTACTCCGGCAGAACGCGCTGCGCGGCCACTCGCAGATCGCTTGCTTCGGCCACGTGGCCGGGCTCCATCTGTACAAAGGCGACGACGAAGGCGGAGGCTGTTTCTGTAGCTGCCTGCTGCGCGACCACGGCCTGAGCGACTCCAGGCTGGCCACGGAATGCAGCTTCAATCTCGCCAAGCTCGATGCGGTAGCCGCGAATCTTAACCTGCGAGTCGCCGCGGCCGCTGAGGGCGATGGTGCCGTCCGCGCACCAGCGGCCAAGGTCACCGGTGCGGTAGAGTCTGCCTTCGCCAAACGGATTTGCTAAGAACGCAGCCGAGGTCAGATCGTCGCGATGCCAGTAGCCACGCGCCAGGCCGTCGCCACCGATGTAGAGATCTCCGGGAACGCCCAACGGCAAGGGTTGCAGCGTGCTATCGAGGACGTAAAAGGTGGTGTTGGCGATTGGACCGCCGATGCGAGGTGTCTCGTCGCCGCGCTGCACCTGCAGCGTCGAAGACCAGATCGTCGTCTCGGTTGGGCCATACATGTTCCACACGTCGGTCGAGGTCTTTACCAGCTGTGCGGCGAGTTCGCGTGGTAAAGCTTCACCGCCGCAGAGCACCTTCAGCTTCAGATCGCTGCTCCAGCCTGCGTCCAAAAGCACACGCCACAGGCCGGGTGTGGCCTGCATGACGTTAGCTCCGGTGCGCCGCAGCAGACCGAGCAGCATGGCACCGTCGCGGGCCTCCTCGTCAGTGGCGATCACCACGCGACCGCCGGCAAGCAGCGGCATTAGCAATTCAAGCTCGGCGATGTCGAAGGAGATAGTGGTGACAGCCAGCATCGTGTCCGCTGCCGTGAAGCCAGGTTCACGCATCATGCTGTGCAGCAGGTTCATCAACGCGTTGTGATCAATCGCTACACCCTTGGGCTTGCCGGTGGAGCCGGAGGTATAGAGCAGATACGCGAGGTCGCTCTTCACAACCGTGGGCAGTACTTCGTCCGTGTGCGAAGGCTGTGGACCGGTGACGTTGATGCGGCGAATGCTGGAGACGATCTTTGGGTCACGGCCTGTGAGCAGCAGCGTCATCTGCGCGTCGCTCATGATCAGATTCAGGCGCTCCTGCGGATTGTTGGCATCGAGCGGAACATAGGCCGCGCCAACAGCCATCACCGCAAGCATCGCGCCGAGCAGTTCGACGGAACGGTCAAGCGAAATGCCGATGATGTCACCCGGCTTGACGCCTTCAGCCTTCATCCGCTGTGCGATGGTTTGCACGAATGCATGAAGCTCGCGGTATGTCCAAGCGTGGCCGTTGCATTCGATGGCTACGGCGCTGGGGCGTTCTGCAGCATAATGCGCGATGATCTGCGGCATCGACTGGAACGCGCCGAAGTCAGTGGCGGTGCGGTTCCAGGCTTCAAGCACCTGCTCCCGCTGCGCTACGGGGAGCAAGGGCAGCTTGACCACAAGCTCTTCCGGCGATGCGCTGACGCTCTGCAGCAGCTGCTTCCAGATCTCCATCCAGCGTTCGATGGTTGCGCCGTCAAAGAGGTCGGTGTTGTAGTCGCAGGTGAACTCGATGCCTGCGGGCGTCTCCATGACGTTGAGGAAGAGGTCCGTGTTGACGAACCGTTTCGCGTTCGAAGAGACGATTGCAGTCAGCCCCTCGAAGTTCATGCCTTCGCCGAGTTTCTCAAGGTTGAACTGCACTTCGATCAGCGGCATGCGACTGGAGTCGCGCGGCAGATCGAGCTCACGCAACAGGCTGCCGAAGGTGTACTCCTGGTGGCCCTGCGCGTCGAGCATAGCGGTGCGCGTTGCCTTCCAGTGCGCGGCAACGGTCTCCCCCTCGCGAAGCTCGCTGAGCATGGGCAGGAAGTGTACGCAGTGGCCGACGAGTGTTTCCCCCTCGAGCAACGCCTGCCCTGCGGTGGAGATGCCGACGACGACTTCGTCCTGCTGGGTAAGGCGATGCATCAGCATCTGGAACGACGAGAGGAAGGCGACGTAAGGACTCGCGCCGCTCTTGCGTGCCGCAGCACGAACAGCTTCGAAGATTCCGGTGGGGACGGTACCGCGGTACGTTGCGCCAGCAAAGCCGCGCAGTGCCGGACGTGGACGATCCGTCGGGAGATTCAGCCGTGGCGTGCGACCACGGAAACGCTCCACCCAATAGGCTTCGTTCGCGCGGAACTCACCGGCTGCGGTGCGCTCGCTCTCATGCAGTGCATACCCAGCGAAGCTTGACGACGTGGGAAGAGACTCCAGCGCCTTTGCGCCACCGGAGTAAATGGCTGCAACCTCTTCAAGCAGAACGTTGGCCGACCAGCCGTCGAGGACGATGTGATGGGCGGTGAGCAGCACGGTAAAGTGCTCCGCCGACTGCCGGAAGCAGATGACACGGAGCAGTGGACCACGATGCAGATCAAACGGCTGCACAGCTTCGGCGTTGCGGCGCGAGGCCACGGCCTGCAGACGAGCGTCGGCTTCAAACGCGCTGAGATCCGCGAACTCGATCTCGCCTTCGAAGGCCGGAGAGACCTGCAGCATTTCACCGGCTTCATCCACCGTGCTGCGCAGAGCGTCGTGTCGAGCGACGGCAGCGTCGAGCGCAAAGCGCAGGGCGTCTTCCCGCACGGCGCCGCGAAGCTCAAGCGTTACGGACTCGTTGAACGCACAGTTTGCCGCGTCATCCAACGAAGCCGCGAGGAAGATTTCGCGCTGTGGTTCGGTGAGCGGAACACTCGACGGAATTTCGCGCTGTAGCTTTGGTGCAAGCGCAGGGGTGTTGCTTTGCGATGCTGCAGCAATGGCTTCAGCCTCGCCCGTTGGGAGAATGCCAAGTCCATGGAGCTCTGCGATGGTTTCGCGGAACGCCTGCAGCACGGACACGATATCTGCGTCGCTATGCACGGTGGTGAGGAAGCAAGGGTAGCCTTCCTGGATGTGTACGCCGCGAGCACGCATGGCGTAGTAGAAGAGCGGGGCCATCTTCCACTCGCTGGGGAAGGAGACGTAGAACCACGAAGCAAAGCCGTAGACACGGAATGGAACGTTGCGCTCGGCGAACATCGCGTTCACCTCACCCATCATCGCAGCAGTCTTCTCGTTGAGCGTCTGCTGCATGGCGGGGCCGTGCTCGTTCAAGTGCTGCAGCACAGCGCGCGCAATTGCAAGCGCCTGCGGGTGGCGAACGAAGGTGCCCGCAAAGAACGTCATGCCGACTTCTGGTGTCGAGGCATCGCCATAGTGCCAGGCACCACCGTCAAGCGCGTCCATCCACTTTGCTTTACCCGAAAGCACGCCGACAGGATAGCCACCGCCGACAACCTTGCCGTAGGTGCAGAGATCGGCGCGAATGCCGAGGTACTCCTGGATGCCGCCAGGGGCGACGCGGAAGCCGGTCACCACTTCATCGAGGATCATCGTTGCGTCGGCGGCTTCGGTCAGCTTGCGAACTTCGCGGATGAACTCGAAGGGTTGCACTTCGGGATGGCGTGTCTGCACAGGCTCGATGAGCACGGCGGCGAGATCGTTTGCGTTCGCACGCAGCCACTCCAGCGACTCTGGTGTGCCGTACTCCAGCACGGTAACGTTGCCGACGTTGCCGAACGGGATGCCGGGAGCGATCGGCATGGAGCCTGCAGGTGTCTGACGCACGAGCACTTCGTCGAACGTGCCGTGATAGTCACCCGCGAAGTAGACCACGCGGTCGCGACCTGTGATGGTCCGGGCCAGACGGATCGCAGCCATGACGGCCTCCGAGCCTGTGTTGCAGAACGTGACGCGCTCGTTGCCGGTCATGTCGGCGAAGAGCTTTGCCACTTCGCCAGCCAGCACCGATTGCGGGCCGATCGCAACACCCTTGTTCATCTGCTCCATTGCGGCATTCACGACGAACTCCGGCGAGTGACCGAACATGATGCAGCCGTAACCGTTCACGATGTCGATGTACTCGTTACCGTCAACGTCGATGATGCGCGAGCCTTTGGCGCGGTCCGTGACCAGCGGGTAGACCATCTCCTTCCACTGCGGACGGAAGCCCGCAACGGCCCGTGGATCGGCAAGGAAGGAACGTGACTCCGCTGTGTGTCGCTTCGAGCCTGGCGTCTTCTGCACGTACTTTGCGATCAGGGCTTCGAGGTACGCGGTCTGCTCCGGAGTTGTAGCGTGCGTAACTTTCTGGATAGTGCGGAAGGAGCCATGCTTTACTTCACCCAACGCAGCGGCGTTTGGCACGGGCCTGGCTGTAGCTGCGGCCTTCGCGAGCGGCTCCATACCAGCGAGCTTGCGAAGCTCATCAATCTGCCCGGCAAAGATCGAGTTCAACTGCGCAATCTGCTGCTCGAGTGCGGCGCCCACTACACTGTTGCCTGCGGGAGCGGCTGCTTCCTGTGGGAGAACACCGTCGAGGTAGGATGCGAGCTTCTCTACCGAGTCATCGCTTTCCATCAACTGGCGGAAGCTGATGGCTGCGCCGAAACTCTTGGTGAGCACTTGCGCGGCCTGCGTCATGCAGAGCGAATCGAGGCCAAGTTCGAGGAACGAAACTTCGTCCTCTTCCGATGTAATCGTGACACCGGATACCTTGTGCAGCTCTTCAGCTACGCGGCGACGCAATGCCGGAAGGCGATCCTGCGATGCGGGTACTGCTTCCACTGCAGCTTGCGGAGCGGCTGATGCGGGTAGTGACGGCTGCGCTTCGATCCAGAAGCGTTTGCGTTCGAAGGGATAGGTTGGAAGAGCGATGCGTTGCGCTGGTTCGATGCTGGCGAAGAAGTTCGCGAGCAAGGTTTCATCACCACCAAGCCACGCAAGCGCAGACGCTTCCGCAGCATCACGAAGAACCGGTGCAGAGATAGGGGCCTGCAGAGAGGCGATCGCCTCTTCGCGAGTGCTTACAACAACAGCCGCGCGATGCTTGTAGAACGTGCGGCCATCGGCAAGCGTCCAGGCTATATCTTCCAGATTCAACTCGGCGTGATGCTGCAGAAACGTCGCCAACTCGAGGCGCATCGCCGCGAGGGCTTCCGGCGTGCGTGCAGACAGCACCAGGGGCAACGCCCGTTGCACCGGAGCAGCCGCAAACATTGCAGGAGCCTCTTCGAGCACGACGTGTGCGTTCACACCGCCGACGCCAAACGCGCTGACGCCTGCTCGCAGTGGACCCTCGCTTGCCCAGGGCTTCGCGTCTGCGATGAAGCGGAAGGGCGAGTTCTCCATAGGGAGATGTGGGTTCGGCGTGCGGAAGTGCGCGAGGCCGGGAAGCGTGCGCTCATGCAACTGCATGACAGTCTTGATGACGCCAGTGGCGCCCGCCGCTGCATCGAGATGCCCGACGTTGGCCTTCGCAGAACCGATAGTGCACCAGCGCTTTTCGCTGGTGCCGAAGACCTGGCTCAATGCAGAGAACTCGACGGGATCGCCGAGCGGCGTGCCTGTGCCGTGCGCTTCGACGTAGCTGATGGAAGCAGCCTCAACACCCGCCATGCCCTGCGCGCCTTGCAGAGCGCGGACCTGGCCGTTGATGCCGGGAGCCATATAGCCGACCTTCTCCGCACCGTCGTTGGTGACGGCGAAGCCACGGAGTACGGCGTAGACGGTATCGCCGTCGGCGACGGCGTCCTCAAGGCGTTTGAGCAGCACCATCGCCGCGCCGTGGCCGAAGACCGTGCCCGAAGCTGCGGCATCGAACGGACGACAGGTGCCGTCGGCGGACATCAGCGAGCCCTCCTGCGCGATGTAGCCGCGCTCCTGTGGGAAGGTGATGGAGACGCCACCGGCGAGCGCCATGGAGCACTGATAGTTGAGCAGCGACTGGGCAGCCTGTGCGATGGCGACGAGGCTGGTGGCGCACGCGGACTGTACCGTCACGGCCGGGCCACGCAGATTCAGCTTGTAGGCAATGCGCGTGGTGAGGAAGTCTTTGTCGTTGCCGAGCGCGGTGGCGAACTCACCCACCTGGTAGTTTGCTGCGAGTTTTTCCAGCGCAGCGCGATCGCCGCAGAGGTTGTTCAGCAGGTAGGTGTTGAGGCTGCAACCGGCGTAGAGACCGATCTCGTCGGCGTAGCGATGCGACGAGTAGCCAGCGTTCTCGAGCGCCTGTTCGGCAACCTCAAGCAGCACACGGTGCTGCGGGTCCATGCGCTCGGCGTCATGCGGTGTGACGCTGAAGAACTCCGCGTCGAAGAGATCCACGTCCGGCAGCACGCCACGAGCAGCGACGAAGTCAGGCGCAACGTCTCCAGGCTTTGCCGTGAAGTGCGTGACCGTATCTTTGCCCGCGAGGATGTTCTGCCAAAACTGTTCAACACTGGCTGCACCGGGAAAACGACCTGCCATTCCGATGATGGCAATTGACTGCTCCGGCAAAGGATTCTTTGCGGTCTTTTTCATTTCTGCGCCGCCTTTCCTTGCATTCGAATAGGACGGAATACAGATTGGGATTTCACTGCTTTCCCCGAAGCACTTGCCGTTGCTGCCGCTTCAAGAGAAGCCGCGAGCGCGCGAATGCTGGGGTGTTGAAACAACGTGAGGATCGTCACCGGCTGTGCCAGCATCTGTTCAAGACGAGTGCGCAGAGAGTGCAACAGCAGCGAGGTTCCTCCCGCTTCGAAGAAGTTGACCTCCGGATCGGGCATGGCGCGGAGACCCAGAACGCTCTGCCAGACGAAGCCGATCTTTCCTTCAAGGCCGGTCAAAGGCGCGGCAGTAGAAGATGCGGGGATGACTTCGGAAGAAGCAGCGAGAACGGCGCGGTCGATCTTGCCGTTGATCGTCAACGGCACCTTGTCGATGCGGACAAACTTTGAAGGCCGCATGTGTTCAGGAAGATGAGCGGCAGCGTGTTCACTCAACGCTCGAGCATCCATCTCTCCTACGATGTAGGCGCACAAAACGCTGCTGCCAGTGGCTACATCAGCGACAATCTGGCGCACAGAAGGATGCTGCAACAGGACGGCTTCCACCTCGCCGAGTTCGATGCGGAAACCACGCAGCTTGACCTGGCGATCGCCACGCCCGAGGTACGCCAGTTCGCCATCGGCGCGCCGACGCACAAGATCGCCGGAGCGATAGAGGCGACCTTCACCGAAAGGGTTCGGGAGGAATCGCTCCGCAGTAAGCGCAGGCAGGTTGAGGTAGCCGAGCGCTACGCCTGCTCCGCCAACGAAGAGCTCGCCTTCTTCTGCGGGCTGCAAGGCTTCATCAAGAACATGCAGATCAAGGTCGGGGATGGCGACGCCGATAAGGCTATCGTTTTCGTGCTCGGCGTCTGCCTGCAGGATGCGGCGATAGGTGACATGTACGGTGGTTTCGGTGATGCCGTACATGTTTATGAGCGCAGGCTGCGCATCACCGTGACGCTCAAACCAAGGCAGCAGCGAGCGAAGGTTCAACGCCTCGCCACCGAAGATGACGTAGCGGAGCGAGCGCACACTCTGTGGCTGGCGGGATTCAGCCTGCATGAGCAGGTTGAAGGCCGCGGGCGACTGGTTCAGCACCGTAACACCTTCGCGCTCGATCAAGGAGCAGACCGCTTCCGGGTCGCGGCAGGTTTCGAAGGGCACAAGCACGAGGCGGCCACCATAGAGCAGCGATCCCCAAATCTCCCAGACGGAGAAGTCGAAGGAGGGCGAGTGGAACATCGTCCATACATCGTCTGCGTTGAAGCCAAACCACGCGTACGTCGAGGTCAACAGACGAAGCACATTGCCTTCGGTCACCATCACGCCCTTGGGCTTGCCCGTGGAGCCGGAGGTGTAGATCACATAGGCCAGGTCGTCACGAGAGCGCGACGGCAACACGATGGTGACGTTCCCATTTTCAGTGGAAGCGAGGTCATGGATGCTTGTAGCGTTTGCGGCTACGGACAGATCATTCGTAAGAGTGATCTGAGGCTTTGCGTCTTCGAGCGTCTGCGCGATGCGTGCTGCGGGGTAACGCGGGTCTATCGGAAGATACGCTGCGCCAAGGCGAACGATGCCGAGCATGGCAGCGATCAGTTCGATGGTGCGATCGCAAACCAGGGCCACCAGATCGCCACGCTGTACACCGCGCTGCTGCAACGCCGAAGCGATACGCGTTGCCATGACGTCCAGCTCGGCGTAGCTGACGGAACGGCTGCCGAGCGTTACGGCTACATGCGAGGGTTGCGATACGGCGATGGCTGCAAAGGCGTCTGCGAGGTTCAGCACCTCGTGCAGTGTGACGGTTGCACGGCTCATAGGCGACCCTTCAAGGCATGGAGCCACTGGCCGAGGTGGCCGGGGGCAAAGACCCACGGAGCGTGGATCTGCACAACGTGCCGCAAAGCAAAGTTCCCTGCGAGGCAGGCGAGGAAGAAGACCGTCATCAGGATGTCCTGCCGCACGGGCTTCACACCATGGCGTGTCGCGCCCCACTCTGTCACGAAGTAGAGCGGAAGATCGCCTGCCGCGATTGCAACAAGTGCACCGAAGAGACCGAAGTGGTCGAAACCGATCTTGATGCCAAGGAACATCGCCGCACACCATGCGGCGT carries:
- a CDS encoding amino acid adenylation domain-containing protein, with product MPVTPAQERFWSLDRLQPGNPALNMPLMWQCNGDLDVAALQRAYQRCIDRHESLRTTFAVVDKKLRQIVLEHLEIALPVTDLSTLDNEERRVAADRITREHASFAFDLEQGPLITLHLLKLGAKDHILLVTMHHIICDGISLGILLRDLFALYESELTGREASLPELPVQYADYSLWHEGWMQGEESEQALSFWRERIGTDFLPVSLEHEAEAASELPAHLAGSTGAIETQLVPGDIVARERTFCQAEGITQNVFFFASFLAWLARVSGQTDLMVGYPVANRTEDTQDLIGLFINIQPIRVKITPQMTFRELLHFVQQWTIEASEYQALPFETLAQHKDFSDSRTALQLPVFFLYQPSFMQVTRIETPASSLQVIPLRSESPGAIFEMMMAVVDRAEEGPRLQLEYNPQNLRASTMRSFLGMLVSILDGSILLPDAPVLLLPLVSGAERRDLLNRFVGEPIDFGAFESVQSSVLRRAASNPNQIAIECANGSLSYAQLQKRAFAIATRLQQEGVVPGDRVAVCMGRSTDTVATLLAILLAGASYVPLDSRYPAARIETAVEDSEARLLVTDRELHLQDAVRILNLASVSDAPASAFTPQPCSPDDIAYVIYTSGSTGKPKGVAVPHGALRNLLLGVQRKPGLTAQDVWCAITTISFDIAALEIFLPLVVGARLVFATENEARTPTLLLSLLKKTKTTVLQATPGAWRALIDEGWTKETKLRVLCGGEALSTDLANRLLDCSDSVWNMYGPTETTIWSSATRVQRGLSSPPVSDVLPNQQFYVLDDSLEPVPFGRRGELCIAGAGVAAGYWNRPEQTSDRFKQNPFGPGRIYRTGDAARIDADGTLRLMGRMDFQVKVRGYRIELGEIESVLEQHAHVREALVVQHVLKDDEERVGVTRLIAYVDAPLHADDDKAPQLVRELEATIGASLPEYMMPNAIVALPELPRLINGKVDRKALPDVFDAAGNAGVRISASDVSSFQAPRDFLERQLTDIWQATLGIPRISTAASFFSLAVGSLAAMRLVTKMNRIFAVDFGLATLVSSPTIQDIAELIRRQHDAGVVSSLVPIRKEGSKPPLFILHGVGGNVISFMGLSRRLGEDQPVYGIQSQALLQNQSALLRLEDMAAFYIREIKTVQPKGPYYLLGYSFGGTVAAEMSEQLRDAGEEVAYLSMLDSKTKHFEERFRNSMPTQAKFDRRFRQIRGNTMHLSMSAQVKYITSKLATRAARFTARALVSLGSRRMPSSLKVAWDVNHVAMQRYQQHPYRGKLILFRATDQDYASGPRDLGWNEYFPEGVEIHEIRGDHERIFLEPAVDDMAAAIVKTLQKVQR
- a CDS encoding amino acid adenylation domain-containing protein; translated protein: MKKTAKNPLPEQSIAIIGMAGRFPGAASVEQFWQNILAGKDTVTHFTAKPGDVAPDFVAARGVLPDVDLFDAEFFSVTPHDAERMDPQHRVLLEVAEQALENAGYSSHRYADEIGLYAGCSLNTYLLNNLCGDRAALEKLAANYQVGEFATALGNDKDFLTTRIAYKLNLRGPAVTVQSACATSLVAIAQAAQSLLNYQCSMALAGGVSITFPQERGYIAQEGSLMSADGTCRPFDAAASGTVFGHGAAMVLLKRLEDAVADGDTVYAVLRGFAVTNDGAEKVGYMAPGINGQVRALQGAQGMAGVEAASISYVEAHGTGTPLGDPVEFSALSQVFGTSEKRWCTIGSAKANVGHLDAAAGATGVIKTVMQLHERTLPGLAHFRTPNPHLPMENSPFRFIADAKPWASEGPLRAGVSAFGVGGVNAHVVLEEAPAMFAAAPVQRALPLVLSARTPEALAAMRLELATFLQHHAELNLEDIAWTLADGRTFYKHRAAVVVSTREEAIASLQAPISAPVLRDAAEASALAWLGGDETLLANFFASIEPAQRIALPTYPFERKRFWIEAQPSLPASAAPQAAVEAVPASQDRLPALRRRVAEELHKVSGVTITSEEDEVSFLELGLDSLCMTQAAQVLTKSFGAAISFRQLMESDDSVEKLASYLDGVLPQEAAAPAGNSVVGAALEQQIAQLNSIFAGQIDELRKLAGMEPLAKAAATARPVPNAAALGEVKHGSFRTIQKVTHATTPEQTAYLEALIAKYVQKTPGSKRHTAESRSFLADPRAVAGFRPQWKEMVYPLVTDRAKGSRIIDVDGNEYIDIVNGYGCIMFGHSPEFVVNAAMEQMNKGVAIGPQSVLAGEVAKLFADMTGNERVTFCNTGSEAVMAAIRLARTITGRDRVVYFAGDYHGTFDEVLVRQTPAGSMPIAPGIPFGNVGNVTVLEYGTPESLEWLRANANDLAAVLIEPVQTRHPEVQPFEFIREVRKLTEAADATMILDEVVTGFRVAPGGIQEYLGIRADLCTYGKVVGGGYPVGVLSGKAKWMDALDGGAWHYGDASTPEVGMTFFAGTFVRHPQALAIARAVLQHLNEHGPAMQQTLNEKTAAMMGEVNAMFAERNVPFRVYGFASWFYVSFPSEWKMAPLFYYAMRARGVHIQEGYPCFLTTVHSDADIVSVLQAFRETIAELHGLGILPTGEAEAIAAASQSNTPALAPKLQREIPSSVPLTEPQREIFLAASLDDAANCAFNESVTLELRGAVREDALRFALDAAVARHDALRSTVDEAGEMLQVSPAFEGEIEFADLSAFEADARLQAVASRRNAEAVQPFDLHRGPLLRVICFRQSAEHFTVLLTAHHIVLDGWSANVLLEEVAAIYSGGAKALESLPTSSSFAGYALHESERTAAGEFRANEAYWVERFRGRTPRLNLPTDRPRPALRGFAGATYRGTVPTGIFEAVRAAARKSGASPYVAFLSSFQMLMHRLTQQDEVVVGISTAGQALLEGETLVGHCVHFLPMLSELREGETVAAHWKATRTAMLDAQGHQEYTFGSLLRELDLPRDSSRMPLIEVQFNLEKLGEGMNFEGLTAIVSSNAKRFVNTDLFLNVMETPAGIEFTCDYNTDLFDGATIERWMEIWKQLLQSVSASPEELVVKLPLLPVAQREQVLEAWNRTATDFGAFQSMPQIIAHYAAERPSAVAIECNGHAWTYRELHAFVQTIAQRMKAEGVKPGDIIGISLDRSVELLGAMLAVMAVGAAYVPLDANNPQERLNLIMSDAQMTLLLTGRDPKIVSSIRRINVTGPQPSHTDEVLPTVVKSDLAYLLYTSGSTGKPKGVAIDHNALMNLLHSMMREPGFTAADTMLAVTTISFDIAELELLMPLLAGGRVVIATDEEARDGAMLLGLLRRTGANVMQATPGLWRVLLDAGWSSDLKLKVLCGGEALPRELAAQLVKTSTDVWNMYGPTETTIWSSTLQVQRGDETPRIGGPIANTTFYVLDSTLQPLPLGVPGDLYIGGDGLARGYWHRDDLTSAAFLANPFGEGRLYRTGDLGRWCADGTIALSGRGDSQVKIRGYRIELGEIEAAFRGQPGVAQAVVAQQAATETASAFVVAFVQMEPGHVAEASDLRVAAQRVLPEYMQPRDIVLVDAMPQTANGKIDRKALLTNHRAQAAPRAMVLPSNEREAKLVAIWQELLERKEVSTVETIFELGADSLTVFRMAARCQREGLPLRAAQILALRTIQAIAASLPSTEQPIATSATTTPKTIRAVSRQNYILRKDS